From Nitrospirota bacterium, the proteins below share one genomic window:
- a CDS encoding HEAT repeat domain-containing protein has product MERETVFPADRGEEERWQAVTSLPPEEKHKSMFLAALGDPSWRVRKAAVEKITNAIHPEVYVEGLIEGLHAQENAGCRNACVEALVRVGRPSVRALVKASAKSDEDVRKFAADILGDIGGGEAEKGLANLLKDADENVSFASAEALGKIRSRSAQAILKQEVRKADLRPLVRLAVLEALADQESNLPLNRLDGFLADPLLAKPAVRLLGLHTSEAAMRKVCRLLDAPNETLRQTALLALDRMLRTRPSLGKAAKASLPGAAFLALSRWLESEEPPLQFGAARLAAVLGLKEFAKHILQLVSSEQGSVVAEEVYRGLGPDAVRSLVLAFHAVSPEKQAFCLRLFAAFGVAESRPLAEKGLDDPDPLIRSASARALGALAGRDDVARLFEKLCSESEESVKESILDGLVRLCGSHKAEVLEGVEKGFSGDDRASLVYVVRLLGHCGTRKHLAKLVMLLKDESPGIRREALAALARLSPPKAREQAMAFLNDDDVENRSLACRILSETGGRGATEALVRMLNDKSGWVRLEALRGLVTVGAAVKAPGSALMEKALLDPMGPVVIFAFEVLARQNRKNALRCLGPVLAHSEPRVQLEAVRILERYGIDPTCVDVRSRVGGLRDEAKLDWLRWVGRSGRVLRKDFLKEMARHEKSYEIQRVAAQIGRGASA; this is encoded by the coding sequence ATGGAACGTGAAACCGTATTCCCCGCGGATCGGGGCGAAGAAGAGCGCTGGCAGGCCGTAACGTCTCTCCCCCCGGAGGAGAAGCACAAGTCGATGTTTCTGGCCGCCTTGGGCGACCCCAGTTGGCGCGTCCGGAAGGCGGCCGTCGAAAAAATCACGAATGCGATTCACCCCGAGGTCTACGTTGAAGGGCTGATCGAGGGTCTGCATGCCCAGGAAAACGCGGGATGCCGAAACGCCTGCGTGGAGGCCTTGGTTCGCGTCGGGAGGCCGAGCGTGCGCGCCTTGGTAAAGGCGTCGGCCAAGAGCGATGAAGACGTGAGGAAATTTGCAGCGGATATCCTGGGAGACATCGGGGGTGGGGAAGCGGAGAAAGGCCTGGCGAACCTTCTCAAGGATGCGGACGAGAACGTCAGTTTTGCCTCCGCCGAGGCCTTGGGGAAGATCAGGAGCCGCAGTGCCCAGGCGATCCTCAAGCAGGAAGTCCGAAAGGCGGACTTGCGGCCGCTCGTGCGATTGGCCGTCCTCGAAGCGCTTGCGGATCAGGAATCGAATCTTCCCCTGAACAGGCTCGATGGTTTCCTGGCGGATCCGCTTCTGGCCAAGCCCGCCGTTCGTCTGCTTGGGCTTCACACGAGCGAAGCCGCCATGCGGAAAGTATGCCGCCTCCTCGACGCGCCGAACGAAACCCTTCGCCAAACCGCGCTGCTGGCCCTGGATCGCATGCTCCGAACGCGGCCGAGTCTGGGAAAGGCCGCCAAAGCGTCTCTCCCCGGCGCGGCATTTCTCGCGCTTTCTCGATGGCTGGAATCCGAAGAACCCCCACTTCAATTCGGTGCGGCCCGGCTGGCCGCCGTGCTCGGGCTCAAGGAATTCGCAAAACACATCCTCCAACTGGTATCCAGCGAGCAGGGGTCTGTTGTCGCGGAGGAAGTTTACCGGGGGCTTGGCCCGGATGCCGTCCGGAGCCTCGTTCTGGCGTTTCACGCCGTCTCGCCGGAGAAACAGGCCTTCTGTTTGCGCCTGTTCGCCGCCTTCGGCGTCGCGGAGAGCCGGCCGCTGGCGGAAAAGGGGCTGGACGATCCGGATCCCTTGATCCGTTCGGCATCAGCGAGGGCCCTCGGGGCCCTGGCTGGGCGAGACGATGTGGCGCGATTGTTTGAGAAACTGTGCTCGGAATCGGAGGAGTCGGTCAAAGAAAGCATCTTGGACGGCCTGGTCCGGCTCTGCGGTTCGCACAAGGCAGAGGTCCTGGAGGGCGTGGAAAAGGGATTCTCCGGGGATGATCGGGCGTCGCTCGTCTATGTGGTGCGCCTCCTCGGCCACTGCGGAACTCGCAAGCACCTGGCGAAGCTGGTCATGCTGCTGAAGGACGAGTCGCCTGGCATTCGCCGGGAGGCCTTGGCGGCGCTGGCCCGCCTCTCTCCTCCGAAGGCCAGGGAACAGGCGATGGCCTTCCTCAACGATGATGACGTCGAAAATCGCTCGCTCGCTTGCAGGATCCTGTCGGAAACCGGCGGACGGGGAGCCACCGAGGCCCTGGTCAGGATGCTGAACGACAAGAGCGGCTGGGTCCGGCTGGAAGCATTGCGCGGCTTGGTCACGGTGGGGGCTGCGGTAAAGGCTCCGGGATCGGCCCTCATGGAGAAAGCCCTGCTCGATCCGATGGGGCCCGTGGTCATTTTCGCCTTTGAAGTACTCGCGAGGCAGAATCGAAAGAACGCCCTGCGCTGCCTGGGCCCGGTCCTGGCCCACTCGGAACCCCGCGTTCAGTTGGAAGCGGTTCGCATCCTGGAGCGATACGGGATCGATCCGACGTGCGTGGATGTTCGAAGTCGTGTGGGCGGACTGCGGGACGAAGCCAAACTGGATTGGTTGAGATGGGTGGGCCGGTCGGGCCGGGTCTTGCGGAAGGATTTCCTGAAGGAAATGGCCCGCCATGAGAAGAGCTACGAAATCCAGCGGGTGGCCGCCCAGATCGGGCGCGGCGCATCGGCATGA
- a CDS encoding succinylglutamate desuccinylase/aspartoacylase family protein — MLRRLRKEKKPLRIAGTTIQPGETYEINLKVSEFYTATAATIPVTVIAGESSGPTLFVTAAVHGDELNGVEMVRQMICRTRPADLRGTLVLIPVVNRFGFLNQTRYLPDRRDLNRYFPGNPSGHMADRIAHRIFNDIIRHCDCGIDLHTAATDRTNLPHVRGDLHAPWVRRLAKAFGEEIIIDAGGSEGSIRRAAVAAGVPTLLYEAGESQKFQDGLIRQGVEGIRNVMIELGMITGTKVTPAFRIIVKKSEWIRAEKGGILILYKKPGDLVYEGEEMALNTNPFGREFGTIRSPLTGLVIGATTLPLVNPGAPVCHVAKLDRTLPLVERAVRRKHLVAHEERVPALI; from the coding sequence ATGCTGAGAAGGCTAAGGAAAGAAAAAAAGCCGCTTAGGATCGCCGGCACGACGATTCAGCCGGGAGAAACCTACGAGATCAATCTCAAGGTCAGTGAATTCTACACGGCGACGGCGGCGACGATCCCGGTCACGGTGATCGCGGGAGAGTCGTCCGGCCCCACACTGTTTGTCACGGCGGCGGTCCACGGGGACGAACTGAACGGCGTGGAAATGGTGCGGCAGATGATTTGCCGGACCCGTCCCGCGGACCTGCGGGGAACCCTGGTGTTGATTCCGGTGGTGAACCGCTTCGGATTTCTCAATCAAACGCGATATCTGCCGGACCGTCGGGATTTGAACCGATACTTCCCGGGGAATCCGTCGGGTCACATGGCGGACCGGATCGCGCACCGAATCTTTAACGACATCATCCGTCACTGCGATTGCGGGATCGATCTGCACACGGCGGCCACGGACCGTACGAACCTGCCGCATGTGCGCGGCGACCTGCACGCCCCGTGGGTGCGGCGTCTGGCCAAGGCGTTCGGAGAGGAAATCATCATCGACGCGGGCGGCTCGGAAGGATCCATCCGTCGGGCGGCGGTGGCGGCGGGTGTTCCCACCCTCCTCTACGAGGCCGGGGAGAGCCAGAAATTTCAAGACGGACTCATACGCCAGGGGGTGGAGGGCATCCGAAACGTCATGATCGAACTCGGCATGATCACGGGCACCAAGGTGACGCCGGCTTTTCGGATCATTGTGAAGAAGTCGGAATGGATCCGGGCGGAAAAGGGCGGGATACTGATTCTCTACAAGAAACCGGGCGATCTGGTATATGAAGGGGAAGAGATGGCGCTGAACACAAATCCTTTCGGCCGAGAATTCGGCACGATCCGGAGCCCGCTGACCGGTCTGGTCATCGGAGCGACGACGCTTCCGCTGGTGAATCCCGGCGCGCCGGTGTGTCACGTGGCGAAGCTCGACAGGACCCTGCCGCTCGTGGAACGGGCGGTGCGAAGAAAACATCTGGTGGCGCACGAAGAACGCGTGCCCGCTCTAATCTAA
- a CDS encoding arginine decarboxylase, pyruvoyl-dependent, which translates to MPIPTRMFLTKGVGRHKEKLTSFEMALRDADIARYNLVRVTSIYPPGCKLIPRHEGVKLLEPGEIVHVVLAESYSNEPNRLIAASIGLALPKDRRQYGYLSEHHSYGETEKKAGDYAEDLAAGMLATIVGASFDPEKSWDENKEIWRISGKVYRTHNITQSAVGSREGQWTTVLSAAVFADWED; encoded by the coding sequence ATGCCAATACCCACACGAATGTTTTTGACCAAAGGCGTTGGTCGTCACAAGGAAAAATTGACCAGCTTCGAGATGGCGCTCCGCGATGCGGATATTGCCCGGTACAATCTCGTCCGCGTGACGAGCATCTACCCGCCGGGATGCAAACTGATTCCTCGGCACGAGGGCGTCAAGTTGCTCGAACCCGGGGAGATCGTCCACGTGGTGCTGGCGGAATCCTACAGCAACGAGCCGAACCGGCTCATCGCGGCCTCGATCGGGCTCGCGCTGCCGAAGGACCGTCGCCAATACGGATACCTGTCGGAGCATCACAGTTACGGCGAGACGGAGAAAAAGGCCGGAGACTACGCGGAAGACCTGGCGGCGGGAATGCTGGCGACGATCGTCGGGGCGAGCTTCGACCCGGAAAAAAGCTGGGATGAGAACAAGGAAATCTGGCGGATCAGCGGCAAGGTCTACCGGACACACAACATCACGCAATCGGCGGTGGGAAGCCGGGAAGGTCAGTGGACCACGGTTCTGTCGGCCGCCGTGTTTGCCGATTGGGAGGATTGA
- a CDS encoding glutaredoxin family protein — MADKKTITIYGKAGUPYTASAREDYGRKGYSVIYLDVKQDKAAFSTFLELSKGRRDVPLILENDQVTIGYGGT, encoded by the coding sequence ATGGCCGACAAGAAAACAATCACGATTTACGGCAAGGCCGGCTGACCTTACACCGCGTCGGCCCGTGAGGATTACGGGCGCAAGGGGTACTCGGTAATCTATTTGGACGTGAAGCAGGACAAGGCCGCCTTCTCGACATTTCTTGAACTCTCCAAAGGTCGCCGCGACGTCCCGCTGATTCTTGAAAACGATCAGGTCACCATCGGCTACGGAGGCACCTGA
- a CDS encoding adenylyltransferase/cytidyltransferase family protein, producing the protein MTSEKILRIEDLGGVGEQTRQEGKTVVLANGVFDLIHVGHVRYLEGAKREGDLLVVAINDDPSVRAMKGEGRPAQPLAERMEVIAALACVDHVVPFSGANVEGVLRRLRPQVHAKGTDYTAENVPERETDRAIGARVAIVGDPKDHSSSALLKTLGSGEEKMGAAPRTQAEACAYPLASSALGKVAAPFTGASFSSFLVRKRVAIGNVFLMLVAVTAKPEKVHLTAAVVLVLLGHAIRIWAGGYLRKRTALTTSGPYRWVRHPLYVGSFLLGLGLSIASGRTWVIPCFSVMFAMLYGLAAAEEERQMASAFGQAYRHYRKAVYGFLPLRRAPACHERFSMKRALGENREYRSWLGTLLLAGVVLVKYRLG; encoded by the coding sequence ATGACCTCGGAGAAGATCCTTCGGATCGAGGATTTGGGAGGTGTGGGCGAGCAAACTCGGCAAGAGGGCAAGACCGTCGTTCTTGCGAACGGCGTCTTCGATCTGATCCACGTCGGACACGTCCGGTACCTCGAGGGCGCGAAGCGCGAAGGGGATCTCCTGGTTGTGGCGATCAACGACGATCCATCCGTGCGCGCGATGAAAGGCGAGGGGAGACCGGCGCAACCGTTGGCGGAGCGGATGGAAGTGATAGCCGCTTTGGCGTGCGTGGACCACGTCGTGCCGTTTTCAGGCGCGAACGTGGAGGGGGTTCTCCGGCGTTTGAGACCCCAGGTGCATGCCAAGGGAACGGACTACACGGCGGAGAACGTGCCCGAGAGGGAAACGGATCGGGCCATCGGCGCGCGCGTGGCGATCGTGGGCGATCCAAAAGATCACTCCAGCAGCGCGTTGCTGAAAACCCTCGGCTCCGGGGAGGAGAAGATGGGTGCCGCGCCTCGGACGCAGGCTGAAGCCTGCGCCTACCCGCTGGCGTCGTCCGCGCTTGGGAAGGTAGCCGCACCCTTTACGGGTGCGTCCTTCAGTTCGTTTCTTGTGCGGAAACGGGTGGCTATCGGAAATGTTTTCCTCATGCTTGTGGCCGTCACGGCGAAACCCGAGAAAGTGCACTTGACGGCGGCAGTTGTCTTGGTGCTTTTGGGCCACGCCATTCGGATCTGGGCCGGAGGATACTTGCGCAAACGGACGGCGCTCACCACGTCGGGCCCCTACCGCTGGGTGCGGCACCCGCTGTATGTCGGGAGTTTCCTCCTGGGGCTGGGGCTCTCGATCGCCTCGGGGAGAACTTGGGTGATTCCGTGTTTCTCGGTAATGTTCGCGATGCTATACGGGCTTGCGGCGGCGGAGGAAGAAAGACAGATGGCTTCCGCATTCGGCCAGGCGTATCGGCATTACCGGAAGGCCGTGTACGGATTCCTGCCGCTGCGGCGCGCTCCGGCGTGTCACGAACGTTTCTCGATGAAACGGGCGCTGGGCGAGAACCGCGAATACCGGTCGTGGCTGGGGACCCTCCTCCTCGCGGGGGTCGTGTTGGTCAAGTACAGGCTCGGATGA
- a CDS encoding CDP-alcohol phosphatidyltransferase family protein, whose product MFNIPNLLTLFRILLIPVVIVFIERDRYDNALLLMVLGGVTDYLDGYIARNFKRRTRLGSLLDPLADKLMVNALFFTFAWKGFLWWSLVILVFGRDLLLIGGAAFLKYIRHKVFEIVPTFVGKTNTFLQICLIGFILLAQIWPFREFVWAVRVSAWAVAACTIVSCVQYWRKGWAILKMPA is encoded by the coding sequence TTGTTTAACATCCCCAACCTCCTCACGCTCTTCCGGATCCTTCTGATCCCGGTGGTGATCGTGTTTATTGAACGCGACCGCTATGACAATGCGCTTCTCCTCATGGTCCTGGGCGGAGTGACGGACTACCTGGACGGATACATCGCCCGGAACTTCAAGCGGCGGACGCGGCTCGGGAGCCTGCTCGATCCGCTGGCGGACAAACTCATGGTCAATGCGCTGTTCTTCACCTTTGCCTGGAAGGGATTTCTCTGGTGGTCTCTGGTGATTCTCGTGTTCGGGCGGGATCTGCTGCTCATTGGAGGCGCGGCCTTCCTGAAGTACATCCGGCACAAAGTGTTCGAAATCGTGCCAACGTTCGTGGGCAAGACGAACACGTTTCTCCAAATCTGCCTGATCGGCTTCATCCTGCTCGCCCAGATATGGCCCTTCCGGGAATTCGTGTGGGCTGTCCGGGTCTCGGCTTGGGCCGTGGCCGCGTGTACGATCGTCTCGTGCGTCCAGTACTGGCGAAAGGGCTGGGCGATCCTGAAAATGCCGGCCTAG
- the hflX gene encoding GTPase HflX, whose amino-acid sequence MTHPPPAIRERAILLGVRRGRETVFRAEDSMSELEDLAASAGAEVIWKEIERVSTVAAGSFIRSGKVDAIRGEVEMRQADLVIVDQDLTPMQQRNLEDAWEAKVVDRTGLILDIFAQRARTQEGKLQVELAQLTYLLPRLVGRDRALSRLGGGIGTRGPGERKLEMRRRVIRDRIAWLKRELESVRDRRQIQRGHRKDVPLPGITLIGYTNAGKSSLFNALIKKHGHGTVGKAFVADQLFATLDPMTRAIKLPSGRVVLLSDTVGFIRKLPHQLVEAFRATFEELGAADLLLHVVDASSPMRDEHGEAVRSVLEEIGSADKPSIMALNKIDLLGENRPSERGAEIGVSASTGEGLDDLVLALEAWLDRETVHVTIRVRGEGKNLLSMLYGSGHVLNTRYSAGGVEVEARLHRKHVEILRHNRAVEFLV is encoded by the coding sequence CTGACGCATCCGCCACCAGCCATTAGGGAGAGGGCGATCCTGCTCGGAGTCCGCCGGGGACGCGAAACGGTCTTCCGCGCGGAGGATTCCATGTCCGAATTGGAGGATCTGGCGGCGAGTGCCGGCGCTGAAGTCATCTGGAAGGAAATCGAGAGAGTATCGACGGTCGCCGCCGGCAGCTTCATTCGTTCGGGAAAAGTGGACGCCATCCGGGGCGAAGTGGAAATGCGTCAGGCGGACCTGGTGATTGTGGATCAGGATCTCACTCCCATGCAGCAGCGAAACCTGGAGGACGCGTGGGAGGCGAAGGTGGTGGACCGGACGGGGCTGATCCTTGATATCTTTGCGCAGCGGGCCCGCACGCAGGAGGGCAAACTTCAAGTGGAATTGGCCCAACTCACCTATCTGCTTCCTCGTCTGGTGGGACGCGATCGCGCACTTTCACGATTGGGCGGCGGCATCGGCACGCGCGGTCCCGGCGAACGAAAATTGGAGATGAGGCGCCGAGTCATCCGCGACCGGATCGCCTGGCTGAAGCGGGAGCTGGAGAGTGTCCGGGACCGCCGGCAAATCCAACGCGGACACCGCAAAGACGTCCCGCTGCCGGGGATCACGCTGATCGGATACACGAACGCGGGGAAATCGTCCCTGTTCAACGCGCTCATCAAGAAACATGGACACGGGACGGTGGGCAAGGCATTCGTGGCGGACCAGCTTTTCGCGACGTTGGACCCCATGACCCGCGCGATCAAGCTGCCCTCGGGGCGGGTCGTGCTTCTTTCGGACACGGTGGGATTCATCCGCAAGCTGCCGCATCAGCTCGTCGAGGCGTTCCGGGCGACGTTCGAAGAGCTCGGCGCGGCGGACCTCCTGCTTCACGTCGTCGATGCTTCCAGCCCGATGCGGGATGAACACGGGGAGGCGGTCCGTTCAGTACTCGAAGAAATTGGGTCGGCCGACAAACCTTCGATCATGGCCCTGAACAAGATCGATCTGCTGGGCGAAAACCGGCCGTCGGAGCGGGGTGCGGAAATCGGCGTATCCGCCTCCACCGGGGAAGGGCTGGACGACCTGGTGCTCGCCCTTGAGGCGTGGTTGGATCGAGAAACAGTGCATGTGACCATAAGAGTCCGCGGCGAGGGGAAGAATCTGCTTTCCATGTTGTACGGATCCGGGCACGTCCTGAACACCCGCTACTCGGCAGGCGGAGTCGAGGTGGAGGCCCGCCTGCACCGCAAACACGTGGAGATCCTTCGGCATAACCGGGCCGTCGAGTTCCTTGTTTAA
- a CDS encoding RimK family alpha-L-glutamate ligase, with amino-acid sequence MKILILSRRGTLYSTRRFTKASLQLGHHVMVLDPLRCVVVVAKDAGAIYVKDKPLETPDVVLPRIGASITDYGLATVSQLELIGLPVVNSSQSIIASRDKLRCLQILAMNGVAVPRTIMCRDARNLDQILGLVGGTPVIVKLIQGAQGVGVMMADSRGSLEGLLDTVWNLGREVLIQEYVPESKGEDLRVLVVGGEVIGVIRRIARAGEFRSNIHKGGEAKAVDVPQSYRDLAVAAARALALNIAGVDIIESKSGPKVMEVNSSPGFEGLERATGQDVARKIIEYTVQYAEKAKERKKAA; translated from the coding sequence ATGAAGATCCTGATCCTGTCGCGCCGCGGAACGCTGTACTCGACGCGCCGCTTCACCAAGGCCTCGCTTCAACTGGGACACCATGTCATGGTGCTGGATCCGTTGCGGTGCGTGGTGGTCGTGGCGAAGGACGCGGGCGCGATCTACGTGAAGGACAAGCCTCTGGAAACGCCGGACGTGGTTTTGCCGCGCATCGGCGCGTCCATCACGGATTACGGATTGGCGACGGTTTCACAACTGGAACTGATCGGCCTGCCGGTGGTGAACTCCTCGCAATCGATCATCGCGTCGCGTGACAAACTGCGCTGCCTCCAGATCCTGGCCATGAACGGTGTGGCCGTGCCTCGCACGATCATGTGCCGGGACGCGCGGAACCTGGATCAGATCCTCGGACTCGTGGGCGGGACGCCGGTGATCGTGAAATTGATCCAGGGCGCCCAGGGTGTGGGCGTGATGATGGCCGATTCAAGGGGCTCGCTCGAAGGCCTCCTGGACACCGTATGGAACCTGGGTCGGGAGGTTTTGATCCAGGAATACGTGCCGGAATCGAAGGGCGAGGATCTTCGCGTGCTGGTCGTGGGCGGAGAAGTCATCGGAGTCATCCGGCGGATTGCGCGGGCGGGCGAATTCCGCTCGAATATTCACAAGGGCGGTGAGGCGAAGGCGGTGGATGTTCCGCAAAGCTATCGGGATCTGGCCGTGGCCGCGGCCCGGGCGCTGGCGTTGAACATTGCCGGCGTCGATATCATTGAATCGAAGTCGGGGCCCAAGGTGATGGAGGTGAATTCGTCACCGGGCTTCGAGGGGCTGGAGCGGGCCACGGGGCAGGACGTCGCCAGAAAAATCATCGAGTACACGGTGCAATATGCTGAGAAGGCTAAGGAAAGAAAAAAAGCCGCTTAG
- the selD gene encoding selenide, water dikinase SelD: MKRLTALARCAGUAGKIGPGDLDTLLSSLRFYRAPGVLFGVETRGDAGIVRLRPDLALLFTADFFAPVVDDPRAYGRISAANSLSDIWAMGGTPIAALNLVGFPDSLPKTVLRDILRGASEICAEAGVSIVGGHSVRDEEPKFGLAAVGTVHPKRVILNSTARPGDSLILTKAIGTGVVTTGIKRGLAPASAIRAAVASMESLNQTAADVMSRFRVHACTDVTGFGLLGHLHRMAHASRCGARIHFSTMPILSGVMELLQRKCYPGGTLANLGFLEGKVSWDLDGPVYRRLLADPQTSGGLLMAVHPRDASKLLAGLRRKGIVQSRIIGEVTSDPRHRIQVLA; this comes from the coding sequence ATGAAGAGATTGACGGCACTCGCCCGCTGCGCAGGCTGAGCGGGCAAGATCGGTCCAGGGGACCTGGACACACTGTTATCTTCGCTCCGTTTCTATCGGGCGCCGGGAGTTTTGTTCGGCGTCGAGACACGGGGGGACGCGGGAATCGTCCGTCTCCGACCCGACCTCGCGCTGCTCTTCACCGCCGATTTCTTCGCGCCGGTTGTGGACGACCCCCGGGCCTATGGCCGCATTTCGGCGGCCAATTCCCTCTCGGACATCTGGGCGATGGGCGGAACGCCGATCGCCGCGCTGAATCTCGTGGGGTTTCCCGATTCGCTTCCGAAGACCGTCCTGCGCGATATCCTGAGGGGCGCTTCCGAAATCTGCGCCGAGGCCGGCGTTTCCATCGTGGGCGGCCACTCCGTGCGCGACGAGGAGCCCAAGTTTGGACTCGCTGCGGTGGGAACGGTTCACCCGAAGCGCGTGATCCTCAATTCCACGGCCCGGCCGGGCGACTCGCTGATTCTGACCAAAGCCATCGGCACGGGAGTGGTGACCACTGGCATCAAGCGAGGTCTTGCGCCCGCCTCTGCGATCCGTGCGGCGGTGGCTTCGATGGAATCACTCAACCAGACCGCCGCCGATGTCATGAGCCGGTTTCGTGTGCATGCCTGCACGGACGTGACGGGATTCGGTCTTCTGGGCCATCTCCACCGCATGGCGCATGCAAGCCGGTGCGGCGCACGAATTCATTTCTCAACGATGCCCATCCTCTCCGGGGTGATGGAGCTTCTCCAACGCAAGTGCTATCCGGGAGGAACGCTGGCCAATCTGGGTTTCCTTGAAGGAAAGGTGTCATGGGATCTCGATGGGCCGGTCTATCGCCGGCTCCTCGCGGATCCCCAGACCTCGGGTGGACTCCTCATGGCTGTTCATCCGCGGGATGCCTCGAAACTCCTGGCCGGCTTGAGAAGGAAGGGAATCGTGCAATCACGCATCATCGGTGAGGTAACGTCCGATCCTCGCCACCGCATACAAGTTCTTGCCTGA
- a CDS encoding deoxyhypusine synthase family protein, whose amino-acid sequence MPVKKAKEIHTVYNDLSHKAKRPKRWFRSPIVPFEPKADGVADVLERMEDVSFQARNLARAFAILREMVQDRVTIMMALSGAMTPAGMGEIIMHMIRNRYIDCLVSTGANLFHDIVNSLGGTHWKGTDKVDDMVLRDHFVDRVYDTFGNEREYHFVDEIVADFASSLDPTQRYSTRRFLYLLGERLAKLEKRPSILSTAYRAKVPVFCPAIADSSLGIALGFGQAKLGLKLCVDTIADVVETAVICGKSHGTGIFILGGGVAKNFVQQAQVTSQWIGFGDTAHEYAVQITQDSPVWGGLSGATFEEAQSWGKITRGARKIQVYCDSTIALPILISGLVDSKVRRRRHPRFDLSGPELALNA is encoded by the coding sequence ATGCCGGTCAAAAAAGCCAAAGAGATCCACACGGTTTATAACGACCTTTCCCACAAGGCGAAACGGCCCAAGCGGTGGTTCAGATCTCCCATCGTCCCGTTCGAGCCGAAGGCGGATGGTGTGGCCGACGTGTTGGAGCGGATGGAGGACGTCTCGTTCCAAGCGCGCAATCTGGCCCGCGCGTTCGCCATCCTTCGGGAAATGGTGCAGGACCGTGTGACGATCATGATGGCCCTTTCCGGCGCGATGACGCCCGCGGGCATGGGCGAGATCATCATGCACATGATCCGCAACCGGTACATCGACTGTCTGGTTTCCACCGGGGCCAACCTGTTTCACGATATCGTCAACAGCCTCGGCGGCACGCACTGGAAGGGAACGGACAAGGTGGACGACATGGTGCTGCGCGACCATTTTGTCGACCGCGTGTATGACACCTTCGGGAACGAGCGGGAGTATCATTTCGTGGATGAGATCGTGGCCGATTTCGCGTCATCGCTGGATCCCACGCAGCGCTATTCGACGCGTCGGTTCCTCTACCTGCTGGGGGAGCGACTGGCCAAGTTGGAGAAACGCCCGAGCATCTTGTCGACGGCTTATCGCGCCAAGGTGCCCGTCTTCTGTCCGGCGATCGCCGATTCGTCGCTGGGAATCGCGCTGGGCTTCGGACAGGCCAAACTGGGCCTGAAACTGTGCGTGGATACCATAGCGGATGTGGTGGAGACCGCCGTCATCTGCGGCAAGAGTCACGGGACGGGCATATTCATCCTGGGCGGGGGCGTGGCGAAGAATTTCGTCCAGCAGGCCCAAGTGACCTCGCAGTGGATCGGCTTTGGCGACACGGCGCACGAATACGCCGTGCAGATCACGCAGGATTCGCCGGTATGGGGAGGACTGTCGGGCGCGACGTTTGAAGAGGCGCAGTCGTGGGGAAAAATCACCCGCGGAGCGCGCAAGATCCAGGTGTATTGTGATTCAACCATCGCCCTTCCGATCCTCATCAGCGGTTTGGTGGACTCCAAAGTCCGTCGCAGGCGCCACCCGCGATTCGACTTGTCCGGCCCCGAGCTGGCGCTGAACGCCTGA